In Carassius auratus strain Wakin unplaced genomic scaffold, ASM336829v1 scaf_tig00215629, whole genome shotgun sequence, the sequence ATTTCCCTGTCGTCATTTCAGCAAAAGTTTCTGAACATTCAGTgtattatatttctcttttttaataAGAACTTAATGATcttctaaagcagtggttctcaaagttTTGCACCTAAAGGCCCCCATTACAGTAATTcgagctttattttattttaatatattaatgaaagtttatatatagtttaaatactTTGAACTAATctcgttttttatatatatatttgaaaaaataatatatatttagatcGCAGTTTGAGTGTCACGACACCATTGACTCATGTTTCATGTAACATCatcaagaaattattatattcagtaaaataattaacacTGGTTAAGTGTGACAATCTATTTGGCACTGAAtgctattcttcttcttcttcttgaaaGGTTTGGACCACGCACTTGATGTAAAGCAGGAAAAAGCCTCTGACAGTAGCTGGAGGTGCAGTCCCAAGGGAAGCACAAATCATGAAAAGCCTTCAGCAGCTCCAGAAACTAAACAAAATGTGTGTATGGTATTATTTTACTGGTAATATCCAGTGACCCAGAAGACAGTAAGCATTTGGACATTTGATTTGGGTGCCAAAGGGAATTAGTGAACTTGAGGGGAACTGATATCAttcaaaattacttattttttgataaatttatgcaataaaaattcTGACATTTTAAACTTGGCTTAGATGTCCAAATACTTAAGCCATATACTGGGCCACTGTAATTTGCCTAGatgttatgtaaaaaatatgCTCGCATAATTTTAGCTTCAGTATGTAGGAAGTTTCTAATGCGCACATGTTTTGTGCACGACAGGTCGATCAAGTGTGTGAACCTAAACCTGGAGGAGAAGTGAAAGAGGAAGCAACAGAGGCTAGAAACCCGCAAGCTTGTCAAGTGATACATcctcaaatacacaaacaaaaagatCCTCCGGGCAGTGTTGAAGAGACCAATGGACTCCGAATGACAGATTCTGACCACAAACCAGGTGGCAGATCTGGCACAGATATACCTGTGGATGAAGCCAGACACCGAAACCTCAAAAAATGGTTTGATCCTAAAAAAGACCCTTTAGCATGGTCACCTGTTTCACAGCCAGAACCAGCCAGGACCTCAGTATCTTCAGAGTCTCCAGGTTTGAGACCGCAAATAGGCAGCATTGACTCAGGGCCTGTTAAAGAGGAAGTTGTAGTGATGCTTCCACCAGACTGGGAAGATATAGAAAGGATCAGGCCTCAGGTGGTTTCTGCTCAAACCAGTGCTAAGAAAGCACAATTAGATCTTCAGCCTGGAGATCCTCTAATCACTGGGCCTCAAAGACAGGAGCGGGTTTCCTATCCTGCGCCTCCCGTCAAGGTTCAGAACCTTGCACCACAAACCGTGCAGCATCTCACATCACCCGTTAGGAAAAACACAAAAATCGTTCTACATCCCAGTTCGGTTGTGACAGATCACGGCGCTGTTGAAGTTGACCGGGGACAATCCATCTGTAAACCCCTTCCTGCTCCAAAACCCTCTCATATCCGTCAGTATCCTGAAGGAGCCACTACAGGTGAAAGAAGTTTCAGTACCATACAGCCAGGAAGAAGTCTGCCGCAGATGGTCAGTATGAGGGTTCAAGGGGACACACGGCACCTTTCGGCAAA encodes:
- the LOC113095134 gene encoding zinc finger protein 394-like, which translates into the protein MTDTVVLSFQTRLSAVMETVLKTTMYEITRLVEDSFLEQMDRGKREAEAFKRRLILSEAKLRERERFKRVRCVDCGRTAVSRRRILHRGPEAQSSLDHALDVKQEKASDSSWRCSPKGSTNHEKPSAAPETKQNVDQVCEPKPGGEVKEEATEARNPQACQVIHPQIHKQKDPPGSVEETNGLRMTDSDHKPGGRSGTDIPVDEARHRNLKKWFDPKKDPLAWSPVSQPEPARTSVSSESPGLRPQIGSIDSGPVKEEVVVMLPPDWEDIERIRPQVVSAQTSAKKAQLDLQPGDPLITGPQRQERVSYPAPPVKVQNLAPQTVQHLTSPVRKNTKIVLHPSSVVTDHGAVEVDRGQSICKPLPAPKPSHIRQYPEGATTGERSFSTIQPGRSLPQMVSMRVQGDTRHLSAKTLHNCSQCGKGFSHLCHLRAHQQIHTGERQFCCTICGRSFTKLSNLKAHRRVHTGERPYICTDCGKRFTQKCNLKRHQRIHSEFTHSNV